One Sporomusaceae bacterium ACPt DNA window includes the following coding sequences:
- the cutD_4 gene encoding Choline trimethylamine-lyase activating enzyme, whose protein sequence is MNMKIRIAGITEESIVDGPGLRIVVFTQGCPHKCQGCHNPDTHDVNGGYTADIDGLYNHIQKNAVRNKLLRGVTFSGGEPFLQAGPLACLAKRLRSQGLDIVTYSGFTFEQLAAMAVERKSVGQLLKQTDILVDGLYRETERDLGLAFRGSRNQRLIDVPATFAAGQVVLWEDAAQKQWA, encoded by the coding sequence ATGAATATGAAAATCAGAATTGCCGGGATAACTGAAGAAAGTATTGTTGACGGTCCGGGATTAAGAATAGTAGTTTTCACCCAAGGGTGCCCGCACAAATGCCAAGGGTGCCATAACCCTGATACCCATGATGTAAACGGCGGTTATACCGCTGATATTGACGGATTGTATAACCATATTCAAAAAAATGCTGTTCGTAACAAATTGCTAAGAGGGGTTACTTTCTCAGGTGGCGAGCCGTTTCTCCAGGCTGGGCCGTTGGCCTGTCTGGCTAAGCGGCTAAGATCTCAGGGGCTTGACATTGTTACGTATAGTGGCTTTACTTTTGAACAGTTGGCGGCTATGGCGGTAGAACGCAAAAGTGTGGGCCAGTTGCTTAAACAAACTGATATTTTGGTGGACGGGTTATATCGTGAAACTGAACGTGATTTAGGGTTGGCGTTTCGCGGTTCCCGTAACCAACGGCTGATTGATGTTCCCGCAACATTTGCTGCCGGGCAAGTGGTACTGTGGGAAGACGCTGCGCAAAAGCAGTGGGCGTAA